One stretch of Nicotiana tabacum cultivar K326 chromosome 18, ASM71507v2, whole genome shotgun sequence DNA includes these proteins:
- the LOC107832334 gene encoding exosome complex component RRP45A, with product MEQRLANTWRMTVNEKKFIESALESELRIDGRRPFDYRRLTIKFGREDGSSEVQLGQTHVMGFVTSQLVQPYRDRPNEGTLSVFTEFSPMADPSFEAGRPSEYAVELGRIIDRGLRESRAVDTESLCVVAGKWVWSIRIDLHILDNGGNLVDAANVAALAALLTFRRPECTLGGDDRQEVILHPPEVREPLPLIIHHLPIAVTFAFIGDENLVIDPTHHEEAVMGGRMSVTLNTNGEVCAFQKPGGQGTMQSVVMQCLRIASVKAGDITSKIKTAVESYNTERALKMVKRHANINAVDVNEPGQKAKQILEGKKIKSEECSVSQSDDMDVEQGRIKKRSDKNQSFTGGPSSWDPYSEGVNTDELKANLASRGSAAVPMKLDNLGDDITEERKSDEPLSDVSPVSSLTESAGKEMATSREKTLQDAVKPKNRRRKKKLSNSAV from the exons ATGGAGCAAAGATTAGCAAATACATGGCGAATGACAGTGAATGAGAAAAAGTTCATAGAATCTGCATTGGAATCTGAACTGAGAATAGACGGTCGCCGTCCCTTTGATTATCGGAGGCTTACAATCAAGTTCGGTAG AGAAGATGGTTCGTCGGAAGTTCAGCTGGGGCAAACTCATGTTATGGGCTTTGTTACGTCGCAACTAGTGCAACCTTATCGAGATCGACCAAACGAAGGAACCCTTTCAGTATTTACTGAATTTTCCCCAATGGCTGATCCTTCATTTGAGGCAGGTCGTCCTTCAGAGTATGCTGTTGAGCTGGGTCGCATAATTGACAGAGGGTTAAG GGAAAGCAGAGCTGTGGACACTGAATCACTCTGTGTTGTGGCTGGGAAGTGGGTTTGGTCAATTCGTATTGATCTCCATATTTTGGACAATGGAGG TAATCTTGTTGATGCTGCCAATGTTGCTGCTTTAGCTGCTCTTTTGACATTTCGGAGGCCTGAATGTACACTAGGAGGAGATGACAGGCAGGAAGTGATACTGCATCCGCCCGAG GTGAGGGAGCCACTTCCTTTGATTATACACCATTTACCTATAGCAGTAACTTTTGCATTTATTGGAGACGAGAATTTG GTTATAGATCCAACACATCATGAAGAAGCTGTTATGGGAGGAAGAATGTCCGTCACCCTGAACACAAATGGCGAAGTCTGTGCATTTCAAAAGCCTGGAGGACAGGGTACCATGCAAAGTGTTGTCATGCAGTGTCTACGCATAGCCTCAGTGAAGGCCGGGGATATAACTAGCAAAATTAAAACCGCT GTTGAATCTTACAACACAGAGAGAGCTCTCAAAATGGTCAAGCGACATGCAAATATTAATGCAGTTGATGTCAATGAACCAGGTCAAAAG GCTAAGCAAATCTTGGAggggaaaaaaataaaatcagaagAGTGCAGTGTTAGTCAGAGCGATGACATGGATGTCGAGCAAGGTAGAATCAAGAAGAGGAGTGATAAGAACCAGAGTTTCACAGGCGGGCCCTCCAGTTG GGATCCATATTCAGAAGGTGTTAACACAGATGAATTGAAAGCTAATCTTGCTTCTCGTG GTTCAGCAGCAGTACCTATGAAGCTAGACAATTTAGGTGATGATATTAcagaagaaagaaaatcagatgAACCACTTTCAGATGTTAGTCCAGTATCATCATTGACTGAGTCGGCTGGAAAAGAAATGGCAACAAGCAGAGAGAAGACTTTACAAGATGCTGTTAAGCCTAAAAACAGACGGCGAAAGAAGAAATTGTCTAATTCTGCAGTTTAG